One Miscanthus floridulus cultivar M001 chromosome 11, ASM1932011v1, whole genome shotgun sequence DNA window includes the following coding sequences:
- the LOC136494702 gene encoding glucan endo-1,3-beta-glucosidase — MTRCTVLLEILLPTLLLVSAITGADAGGIGVNYGTRGTTLPAPADVARFLARDTIVDRVRLFDADPVLLQAFAGRGIAVDVTVPNGVVPRLVSLAFARRWVRDNVAPYVGATNISRLLVGDEVTTEANRTLLLALVPAMENLHTALVTASLHGRVKVSTTHSLGVLTTTEQPSAARFRDGYDTAIVRPMLRFLRATGAPFMVNAYPFYGLANDSSSLDFALFRVNDGVMDQGSGLVYGNMLDAQLDAVHSAVRRLGFGDVDIVVSETGWPSAGEDWEVGVGADLARDYNRNAIRHLGSGVGTPLMPNRTFEVSIFSLFDENLKPGPVSERNFGLFRGDMTPVYDVGIFTDPETLEPVSAKATPAPSSPGAAAAPAAGRRQWCVPKSAADEMVLQENIDFACGQEGVDCAAIRPGGVCYEPDTVQGHAAYAMNLYFQSNGQHAYDCDFGQTGVVTTADPSYGGCKFM, encoded by the exons ATGACACGCTGCACCGTCTTGCTCGAGATCCTCCTCCCAACGCTGCTCTTGGTTTCTGCCATCACAG GCGCGGACGCCGGCGGCATCGGCGTCAACTACGGCACGCGGGGCACGACGCTCCCGGCGCCAGCCGACGTGGCGCGGTTCCTGGCCCGGGACACCATCGTGGACCGCGTCAGGCTGTTCGACGCCGACCCGGTCCTGCTGCAGGCCTTCGCCGGCAGGGGCATCGCCGTGGACGTGACGGTGCCCAATGGCGTCGTCCCGCGCCTCGTGAGCCTGGCCTTCGCGCGGCGCTGGGTGCGCGACAACGTGGCGCCGTACGTGGGCGCCACCAACATCTCGCGGCtcctggtcggcgacgaagtgacCACCGAGGCCAACCGgacgctgctgctggcgctggtgCCGGCCATGGAGAACCTGCACACCGCGCTGGTCACCGCGTCCCTGCACGGCCGGGTCAAGGTCTCCACCACGCACTCGCTCGGGGTGCTCACCACCACGGAGCAGCCGTCGGCGGCGCGGTTCCGCGACGGCTACGACACGGCCATCGTGAGGCCGATGCTCAGGTTCCTCCGCGCGACGGGCGCGCCTTTCATGGTGAACGCGTACCCGTTCTACGGGCTCGCCAACGACAGCAGCAGCCTCGACTTCGCGCTGTTCCGGGTGAACGACGGCGTCATGGACCAGGGCTCCGGGCTGGTGTACGGCAACATGCTGGACGCGCAGCTCGACGCCGTGCACTCGGCGGTCAGGCGGCTGGGCTTCGGGGACGTCGACATCGTCGTGTCGGAGACCGGGTGGCCGTCGGCCGGGGAGGACTGGGAGGTCGGCGTCGGCGCGGACCTCGCCCGCGACTACAACAGGAACGCCATCCGGCACCTCGGCTCCGGCGTCGGCACGCCGCTCATGCCCAACCGCACCTTCGAGGTCTCCATCTTCTCCCTCTTCGACGAGAACCTCAAGCCCGGGCCGGTGTCGGAGAGGAACTTCGGCCTGTTCCGCGGCGACATGACGCCGGTCTACGACGTCGGCATCTTTACAGATCCGGAG ACCCTTGAGCCGGTGAGCGCGAAGGCGACTCCCGCGCCGAGCTCgccaggagcggcggcggcgccggcggctggGCGCCGGCAGTGGTGCGTGCCGAAGTCGGCGGCGGACGAGATGGTGCTGCAGGAGAACATCGACTTCGCGTGCGGCCAAGAGGGCGTCGACTGTGCCGCGATCCGGCCAGGCGGCGTCTGCTACGAGCCGGACACGGTGCAGGGCCACGCGGCGTACGCCATGAACCTCTACTTCCAGTCCAACGGCCAGCATGCGTACGACTGTGACTTCGGACAAACCGGCGTTGTTACCACTGCTGATCCCA GTTATGGAGGCTGCAAATTCATGTGA
- the LOC136492826 gene encoding uncharacterized protein: protein MAGSAVAVVFLSAVALFCVYNHLLMSLSDPAFVVPVPAAVVRAHRRAGGHRANNTPSGSGNIVLRFGMSGQPLRVHAHAPAPGGGLPDIDTFRDKLDRLLPDWSRFDAELGPMHRYFGLDGPLDVRQRLAYLFVILDRSPRDGGVGVGELEAWLRRQAAARLDAVTRREMARHDMDGNGAVTLREFFADWSNMGHGKMGWSMNKFASADRDGDGSLNAVEFNDFLHPEDSSQESVMRWLLKDKLSEMDHDGDGKLSLEEFVAQSHMILHISGAHHHDGGHDLERAEAEKKFRELDADMDNYLTVEEARSVLQCLITGEFSYATSHAKFLMKADVNQDGKLSLEEMLDDYVSFYSTVYTDDHYSNEVDSDSHDEL from the exons ATGGCAGGCTCCGCGGTGGCCGTCGTCTTCCTGTCGGCCGTCGCGCTGTTTTGCGTGTACAACCACCTCCTCATGTCCCTCTCCGACCCGGCATTCGTCGTCCCCGTCCCCGCCGCCGTCGTCCGCGCGCACCGCCGCGCCGGTGGCCACCGTGCCAACAACACTCCGTCCGGGTCCGGCAACATCGTCCTCCGCTTCGGCATGTCCGGGCAGCCGCTCCGCGTCCACGCCCACGCCCCCGCCCCTGGCGGCGGCCTCCCTGACATCGACACGTTCCGCGACAAGCTCGACCGGCTGCTGCCCGACTGGTCGCGCTTCGACGCCGAGCTCGGCCCCATGCACCGGTACTTCGGGCTGGACGGGCCGCTGGACGTGCGGCAGCGCCTCGCGTACCTGTTCGTTATCCTTGACCGGTCGCCCAGGGatggcggcgtcggcgtcggcgagctGGAGGCCTGGCTGCGCCGGCAGGCCGCTGCCCGCCTGGACGCCGTCACGCGGAGGGAGATGGCCCGGCACGACATGGACGGCAACGGTGCCGTCACGCTGCGCGAGTTCTTCGCAG ATTGGAGCAACATGGGACATGGTAAAATGGGGTGGTCGATGAACAAGTTTGCAAGCGCGGACAGAGACGGAGACGGCTCGCTCAACGCCGTCGAATTCAACGA CTTCTTGCATCCTGAAGACAGCAGCCAAGAGAGCGTGATGCGGTGGCTTCTGAAGGACAAACTAAG TGAGATGGACCATGACGGAGATGGCAAGTTAAGCTTGGAGGAGTTCGTTGCCCAATCTCACATGATTCTCCACATCTCCGGTGCACATCACCACGACGGTGGCCATGATCTTGAGCGTGCCGAAGCTGAAAAGAAGTTCAGAGAATTGGACGCTGACATGGACAA CTACTTGACGGTGGAAGAAGCACGCTCTGTACTGCAGTGCCTCATTACAGGGGAGTTCTCATATGCTACTTCACATGCCAAGTTTTTGATGAAG GCTGATGTTAACCAAGACGGCAAATTATCGCTTGAGGAGATGCTAGATGACTACGTATCCTTCTACAGCACCGTTTATACGGATGATCATTACAGCAATGAAGTTGATAGTGACTCCCACGACGAGCTATGA
- the LOC136492827 gene encoding acyl-CoA-binding domain-containing protein 4-like codes for MAGDWQELGQAAAIGLLFAFLVAKLISTVIAFKEDNLRITRSPPSSPTAAAAPDAPVPAAAPLPSHDGSTDGGSGSGSDSDSDSDWEGVESTELDEEFSAASAFVAASAASGTSVPEEAQLRLYGLYKIATEGPCTAPQPSALKLKARAKWNAWHKLGAKPTEEAMQEYITIVQELFPNWDAGASAKRKDEDNIASASASKGPMGPVFSSLMYEEDEGNDSELGDIHVSAREGATDDIVKLLAAGVEVNVRDTEGRTPLHWAVDRGHLSAVEVLAKANADLNAKDNEGQTALHYAAVCEREDIAELLVKHHADLQINDEDGNTAQDLCPSSWSFMNQAN; via the exons ATGGCCGGGGACTGGCAGGAGCTGGGCCAAGCGGCGGCCATCGGCCTCCTCTTCGCCTTCCTGGTCGCCAAGCTCATCTCCACCGTGATCGCCTTCAAGGAGGACAACCTCCGCATCACGCGCTCCCCTCCGTcctcccccaccgccgccgccgccccggacGCCCCGGTCCCCGCGGctgctcccctcccctcccacgACGGCTCCAccgacggcggcagcggcagcggcagcgacaGCGACAGCGACAGCGACTGGGAGGGCGTGGAGAGCACCGAGCTCGACGAGGAGTTCAGCGCCGCCTCCGCCTTCGTCgcggcctccgccgcctccggCACCAGCGTCCCCGAGGAGGCGCAGCTGCGCCTCTACGGCCTTTACAAGATCGCCACCGAGGGGCCCTGCACCGCGCCGCAGCCGTCCGCGCTCAAGCTCAAGGCCCGTGCCAAATG GAATGCTTGGCATAAGCTGGGTGCTAAGCCTACAGAAGAAGCTATGCAAGAGTACATCACAATTGTTCAGGAGCTATTCCCTAACTGGGATGCAGGTGCAAGTGCG AAAAGGAAAGATGAAGATAACATTGCTTCTGCATCAGCTTCGAAGGGGCCCATGGGACCTGTGTTTAGCAGTTTGATGTATGAGGAAGACGAAGGAAATGATTC AGAACTTGGTGACATCCATGTTTCAGCGAGGGAAGGAGCAACTGATGACATAGTGAAGCTTCTGGCAGCTGGTGTGGAAGTCAACGTGAGAG ATACTGAAGGTAGAACTCCGTTGCACTGGGCTGTTGATCGTGGCCATCTAAGTGCTGTTGAGGTTCTTGCAAAAGCAAATGCAGATCTGAATGCTAAG GACAATGAAGGGCAAACAGCACTCCACTATGCTGCCGTTTGTGAAAGAGAAGACATTGCAGAATTGCTCGTCAAGCATCATGCTGATCTTCAGATCAACGATGAGGATGGGAACACAGCACAGGACTTGTGCCCATCGAGCTGGTCTTTTATGAACCAGGCAAACTGA